The DNA window CCCCAAGATTCACGGTGGACTGCTGGGAAAGAGGAATGTCCCTTATCATGTGGACCAGATGAAAGAGCAAGGGATCGAGCCCATAGACCTGGTGGCCGTGAATCTCTATCCGTTCGAGGAGACCATCTCCAAACCCGGGTGCACTCTGGAGGATGCCATCGAAAACATCGATATCGGCGGTCCTGCCATGATCCGGTCTGCGGCAAAAAACTATCCGGATGTCATTGTGATCGTTGATCCACGCGACTACGATTGGGTGATTCGAGAAATGGAGGAAAACAACGGCGTTCTCTCCATGAAGACCCGGTACGCCCTGGCATGCAAGGTCTTTGGCCACACGGCCCGTTATGACAGCATGATCTCATCGTATCTGAGCCATGAGGGAAGCACACCGCATTTTCCCGAGATGCTGAACCTTCAGTTTGAAAAGGTGACGGAGCTCAGGTACGGAGAAAACCCTCACCAGAGAGGGGCCTTTTACAGGGAGATCCATATCCAGGAGCCCTGTGTCTCCAATGCAGTCATTCACCAGGGGAAGGCCATGTCTTTCAATAACTATCTGGATGCCGACTCGGCCCTGGATCTGGTCAAGGAATTTGAAGAGCCGGTTGCGGTCATCATGAAACACAACAACCCCTGTGGTGTGGCATCCTCCGGCGAGCTCCGGGAGGCTTATATTCTGGCACGGGAGGCGGATCCGGTCTCGGCCTTTGGCGGGGTCGTGGCTTTCAACCGCCCAGTGGATGAAGAGACTGCGAAAGAGATCGTCTCCACCTTTGTGGAGGTGGTGATCGCTCCCGGGTACAATCCGGGTGTTTTGGAGATCTTCGGAACCAAGGAGAATATCCGGATACTGGAGGTGGAGATCTGGGGCATGGAACGGATTCACGATATGGACCTGAAGAAGATCGTCGGCGGGCTGATCTATCAGGACAGGGACCTTGGAAGCGTGGATATCCGGGATATGGAGATCGTTTCAAAACGCAGGCCCACGGAGGAAGAGATCAAGGCCATGTCTTTTGCCTGGAAGGTTGCCAAACATGTCAAATCGAATGCGATCATCCTTGCTCGGACGAACAGGACCGTGGGGATCGGCGCCGGCCAGATGAGCCGTGTGGATTCCACTCGTCTTGCCATTGCCAAGGCGCAGAGCCCCACCCAGGGGTGCGCCCTGGCCTCGGATGCCTTCTTCCCTTTCCGGGACGGGATAGACGAAGCGGCCAAATCCGGCGCCACAGCCATTGTCCAGCCTGGGGGGTCTATTAAGGATAACGAGGTCATCGCTGCGGCCAATGAATACGACATGGCTATGGTGTTCACGCGCATGCGGCATTTCAGGCATTAAAATAGCGGCCTGTTGCCCGATCTGGCAACAGGCCGCTATTTTAAGGTGCCCCCGTAGCTCAGATGGATAGAGCACAGGACTCCGGTTCCTGGTGTCGGAGGTTCGAATCCTCTCGGGGGCGCCATTTTTCTCTTAATCTTTAAGAGGATGTAGGGTCGCCCATTTAAGAAGGATGAATATCATGGCAGACGAGCACAAAGGGATGACCAAGGCGTTAAGCACGGCATTGAAAATGGAAAAGGACGGCATGACCTTCTACAAGGAGGCGGGCAAAAAAACCAAGAATCCGCTTGGTAAAAAGATGTTTCTTTCTTTCGTGGAGGATGAAAAACGGCACTATGACATGATCTCCGCCCTGGCCAAGGGGATGAACATCGATAAGGAACTCAAGCAGGCCGGCTCGGCCGAACGGATCAGGACGATATTCGAGGAGGCCGGTAAGGA is part of the Nitrospirae bacterium CG2_30_53_67 genome and encodes:
- a CDS encoding bifunctional phosphoribosylaminoimidazolecarboxamide formyltransferase/IMP cyclohydrolase, which encodes MKRALISVSNKTGVTEFAKKLKIMEYEIISTGGTAKLLNEKEIAVRSVSDFTGFPEMLDGRVKTLHPKIHGGLLGKRNVPYHVDQMKEQGIEPIDLVAVNLYPFEETISKPGCTLEDAIENIDIGGPAMIRSAAKNYPDVIVIVDPRDYDWVIREMEENNGVLSMKTRYALACKVFGHTARYDSMISSYLSHEGSTPHFPEMLNLQFEKVTELRYGENPHQRGAFYREIHIQEPCVSNAVIHQGKAMSFNNYLDADSALDLVKEFEEPVAVIMKHNNPCGVASSGELREAYILAREADPVSAFGGVVAFNRPVDEETAKEIVSTFVEVVIAPGYNPGVLEIFGTKENIRILEVEIWGMERIHDMDLKKIVGGLIYQDRDLGSVDIRDMEIVSKRRPTEEEIKAMSFAWKVAKHVKSNAIILARTNRTVGIGAGQMSRVDSTRLAIAKAQSPTQGCALASDAFFPFRDGIDEAAKSGATAIVQPGGSIKDNEVIAAANEYDMAMVFTRMRHFRH